The genomic interval TATGTGAGTGATTCATATACAGCATCTCTTTCTTTTATCAACGGTTCTGCCAATTGATATGTTTCCACAAATAATTGGAATTCAATTTCTTGATCTGTATCTTCCATTTTTGGAAACTTATAAAGTTCTTCTGTTAAGCCCTGATCAATGAACCTACAAAACCCTTCAAATTGTATCTGATTAAATCCGGGTATTGTAGACATTTTCCCATTTCCATCCCCaagcattttttttatttcccgtttatatttatagaaaaaaatcCCATTATTTTCCCATTCTTCATCAAATAAGATAGATCGATATAGCAATGATGGAATTTCTATTCTGTTTATTACTGAATCACATGAAATTTTACTTAACTCcatataatataaatagatGGAGCAATACGTATGAACGGAGGAATAAAGAGAATTTTATTCTCAAATCGGAATTTGCAACAGATACAAACGGAAAGGGGGTGATAAATTCCACTTAGACTTAGGGAGTTTTGTATAGAATATCAATCAAAACAAAAAGTGATTCAATTTCTACCATTATTATGATATTCCGTATTCCAAATTCCAATTGAATACCAGAAATGTATTCAGGATTTGATCTGTTCAATGAGATAATAAGATAAAGACATAATAATCAGAAACAACATAGAATTTCTTTTTTTAGCACTTAACGTTTTCTTCAATTGTTCAAAAAAGAATTTACAGAGAAGAGAaacattttttcacattttttttagtcGAATTCGTAGAAGATATGAAATGTATAAATAATGTGTAAGTCAAAAAAGCAGATATAACTATAGCTATCTATACTATATATAAGCCCCCTCTTTTCTATTACAGCTTTATTCGGAACAGCACCTGCCAGGCTTTATCAAAATTTCTCGTTTATATATTCAATCTATTCcagaaaaattgtaaaaattgaAGTGAAGCGCGAGAATTTACTGAAAATTACCTATAGACTCATATACAGATAAGATACCGGATTAGATAATATTTGtgtaataagttatgttatggGGTTTACATATACCCATAATTGCTGTTATAATTCAAAttgagaaatatttttttattgacaGAAAAAATTAGTTATGTATCCATTTGAATTTTCTTATATCATTAGGGAAACACAATTTTAGATTCAAATTCACGAATCGTTTATGAATTCACAATCAATAGTTAACGGTTCAAATTTGTCCTGAATTTTTGCTTTTATGACCGAAAACCCAGATGTGATTTTTCAatataaaatgaaaagaaagTTTTTAGATATTCGGATTCGGTATTTTAAGATACAATCAATCGAAGGGGTTGATCCAAtccaaacaaaaaaagaaaaggaaggaTTTCTTTTAGGAAAGGGATTAAAGAAAACGAGATTCAAAATACAAGtacaaaaaaagaaattttgtcATCTATTTTGTAGCATTTTGGCGGCATGGCCGAGTGGTAAGGCGGGGGACTGCAAATCCTTTTTCCCCAGTTCAAATCCGGGTGCCGCCTGATCAACAAAAGAATCGAAATACTTTGTTCTGTTTTGCTGATATAACTTGTCAAATTTTTTCCAGCAGAAGCAAGCGCAGAAAAAGGATTCTTGAGACTTGCTTGATTCGAAGTATCTGGGGATATTTTGTTCTCTAAAATGAAAATGCAGTAAATCCTTTCGCTAAGGTTTAAGGAAAGACTATAGTCGTGAAAAAAAACTGGTAAATTTGGATATGATAGCCCTTCCACTACTAATGGGGTGTCGACTGATTGGGTCTTGAATTAGATTGGATAGCCGGACGagtaatctaatttaattcctATATTCaatagtaatttaattaaattaaaaattggcttttacttaatttatttataaattaaattataagttataaattaaattataagttaagtaagtaaaaaaagaaatttttactttttgatAACGTCAAGAACGTAATAGGGCGTCTTCCATTGTTTTATAGCGAAAATTGGCACTGGTAagatttagatcaaataaatgggaaaaatgaaaaagaaataggGGTATGCGGTAGATAATGATCTATCTTGAGTctatatttttatactttatcttaatgaaatttttatactttatcTTAATGAAATGAAGGGCGACAAAAAATaggtcttattattttattcggACATATTATTAACTTAACATTCCTTTGCGACTTCTGATACTTCCGAGGCAGTCTCTTCGTATTTTGCTTGTGCTAAATATTTTCCGATTATACTCGAAATCTTCTAATTATTAAGAACTTAATTGGATTTATTGTTTTATCAATGGTCTTGGATCAAAATCCCCTTTTGACTCTGCACCGGTGATTCTACTATTATTAGTGAACAATAATTGAATAATTCCTTCCTAGAAATCGAGGACATAATTTCCATGGATATAGTAAGTCTCGCTTGGGCTGCTTTAATGGTAGTCTTTACATTTTCCCTTTCACTCGTAGTATGGGGAAGAAGTGGGCTCTAGAAGTATTACTAATTGAGTTTAGGAATAaaactctttcaatttttttatagatCGTTTTGTTGGGCAAagcctttattattttttattatgtcacgatttctattttaaaatgaaatttgaaaatattttcatttcgaaattctattGTATAGGATTCTAGTAAATTAATGTATTCTATAAATAATATAGGAACTCTTTCAATCAAACAAATATTGCAATTATTCCTATGTTCGTATTTCAGGAAGTAAAAGGACTACAAACGGTCAGAAAATTATTCTAATCGAATTATTCATAAATTTTCTATATGGACAATAAGGAAGAACAAAACCCTTTTTACTTTTTTCTGGATCTTCTGTCAACTGCTCAATCAATTACTTCTTCGTGGAATAAGAACAAGAAAATTACttgattttcttttattatattatcccCAAACCCTTCTTTTTTCCTTCATTTATTTGATTCTTTCTTTCGATGAATATCGGACATATAATGcaaatttaaaatgaaaaagaataagaaattctaggaattagAATCGTAGGAGTAAGAGCAGTCTTGCGGCCATTTCAGATTGATTGGAATCAAGACAAATCAAATAGCTGAAGCAAAGACAAAGAAATAGAATTGAAACATACTACTATCTACATTATATATGGAATTGATATCTATTCTAGAGATATAAAGATAATAATGTCGattgatatatattaaattaatatatatattaaattaatctctATCTTCATAGAGCAAACTTTATAGAGTACAATAACAATACTAGTATAGTAtggtagaaaaatattttttctaccaTACTAGATAGTATCTCATAGAATACTGCTAATTCTAGTTCCCTCATTTCATTTAAAACACGAAATTGAAATCCTTTTTATTgtatttcttctcttcaatcATTGATAAGAACTAAAAATTCACAagtttaattcaaattaatcacTTTGACTTACTGTTTTTACGTATATTATAAGTAAAAAAGCAGTAGGAACTAGAATGAACAGTGCAGTAGCAATAAATGCGAGAATATTTACTTCCATAATTTCAtcgtttcttttttctttaattcGAAATAACTCGGGATTTAATCCCATAGAGATGATAaatattttgtgtgtaaattcaACGGGATGAATTACATTTCGATGTAATCAAATCGGATCAATATCATGAATAACAATATCTGACAAATCGATTCATCGTCAAGAATTGAATAGTATAACATAGGAGGATCTTTTATCCATACCGAATTCAAAAGTAAATTCCTGATACAATTACGATCAAAAATTACTTTGCTCTCTTgttatttctatttttcattCTTTTCCACCCGTTCTTTTCTATAACCTATCGCCCTCTTTGTACAATCAAAAGATGAAGTATCATCTAATCACCTTTACACTTACATTGGTTGTAAACAAACCCAAACAAACAAtagaagaaattaaaaaaataaaaagaaaaggtaTTCCTGTTGGGAATTAAATGGGAATTAAATCCTCCTGTTTGTACTCCCTTTCACAAAAAATGGAAGGATTTATTGCtctatttttttattggatttGGATCTATCGGGACTGACGGGGCTCGAACCCGCAGCTTCCGCCTTGACAGGGCGGTGCTCTGACCAATTGAACTACAATCCCCAggaaataacataataaaatgtACAgtctacaatatatatttttatgatttcatTCTTTCAATGAAaaattttttctttccttttttcctTAGACTTTACATTTCCAGATCTTGATAGGAATCTAGATCATTAGCAAGATTAGCAAGATAAGATCAAaacttgttgaaaaaaaaagaaataaagaaatagaGTAAATAAAATAGAGTAAATAAATAGCGATAACGGTAAGGATAAGATATATCAGAATAGAAAAATTTTCTATTTGATTTTTTCGATTGGTATCGAGCATTTATGGAGAAGAACAAATGATTTATCATTTCATGGCAGATCGGCGAATTATTGGGCCGAGCTGGATTTGAACCAGCGTAGACATATTGCCAACGAATTTACAGTCCGTCCCCATTAACCGCTCGGGCATCGACCCGGGAAGAATCAATCCAGGCTTAGTGATAATCCACGATCAACTTCCTTTCGTAGTACCCTACCCCCAGGGGAAGTCGAATCCCCGCTGCCTCCTTGAAAGAGAGATGTCCTAAACCGCTAGACGATGGGGGCATACTTGCCCGACCGCCATGATACTATGATCATAGTATGAATAGTTTTTTGAAATTGTCAATATAATGGAAGCGTATGGCTCAATGCAAaggatctttcttcacgattaTATAGAATTTTTGATTATTTCTATTCATGACTCGTTCATTTTCATCGACATTCTATAATTCCAtaactaaatatattttctttatttttcttaaatttaaaaaattttttctctaaaaattaataattttgtattGGGGGACAAGCCAAATCGCTTTATTAATGATTCGAGGAAATATTTTTGATCTAGGTTGAAGTAGGTACATGTATCAATCAAATGAATTTCGTTATGATGTCAATTAGGATAGGATCTGGCTTCAAACAATTCATTGCATTGATATTTATCAAATCCAATAtc from Cannabis sativa cultivar Pink pepper isolate KNU-18-1 chromosome 4, ASM2916894v1, whole genome shotgun sequence carries:
- the LOC133037044 gene encoding LOW QUALITY PROTEIN: uncharacterized protein LOC133037044 (The sequence of the model RefSeq protein was modified relative to this genomic sequence to represent the inferred CDS: substituted 1 base at 1 genomic stop codon); amino-acid sequence: MRNLIYIISYVISIGIMAVGQVCPHRLAVXDISLSRRQRGFDFPWG